Genomic window (Syntrophaceae bacterium):
TCCACAGCCTCCCACTTCACCTTCTCGTCATCGCCCGCGATCTTGATCTCTTCGCCCACGGCGAAGGTGCGCCAGGAGTTGACGCAGTTTTTCACCAGCGGCTCTTCGAGGTAATACTCCCAGGCCTTGCGCGCCCGGTCCTCCCAGGAGGCCGGGATCGCTTCGGATGCGTTGACCTTGCTGAACACGGACGGGTCCAAGGCCGCGGCGGCTGCCAGAGGAACGAGCACCAGACCGTCCGCTGAAAGCGGCGTCGACTCAGCGCCCGATCCGGATGCCGGGTTGTCGGATGTCGGATTGGATCGTGTTTCCACCGGGGTCCTCTCGGTTTCTTGCCCTTGTGGGCGCGACATTCGCGCCGTATGGCGGGGATAGCCCGCCCCTGGGGTTATCTACCGGAGGCGGGGAAGGAACGTCGGTGGGCGGGATACGGCAAGACTTGGATGATTCCAAAGGACGAAGGGGAACGCATCCTCCCGAATCAGATAAACACCGGGTCAGTCGTCAGCGGCACCAAGGAAACCGTCTCCTCGCCCACTTGGTTGAGGACGGCCTGCTCCCGGGCCAGCATGGCGCAGCGCACGGCGTCGATGACGTGGTCGTTGCCCTTTGAGTAGACGATGCGTCCGTCGTGCAGCGTATAGGTGTGGGTGGTGAACTGGTCCTCGATCTCCAGGTCCTCGACGGGGAACACGAGCTGACGTCGCTGCAGCGCCCCGGCGATAAGGCTGGTCATGAATTCCTTGGTCCGCTTCCTGACCTCGTGGCCGTCGCGCACGGCCAGGGTGGTCATGCCCCCGAAGTCGTAACCGCGCAGCCGTCCTTGAAGAACCAAGTCCTTGTACTTGTCCAGGGTAAGCAGTTCCTGCACGACGGCCATTCCGTTGCCGCCGTTGTCCACACCGATGCCCGCGGCTGTGTAATACCGGTCCAGAAGCGCGATGGTCTGGGCGATGTGCGGATAGGCCACGTGCTCCATGCGGACCCGCAGGACCAGCTTGACGATCTTACGCTCGGGCAGTTCGATTTCCTGGAAAACGACGATCTCCGTCGGGTCGTTGGTGTAGCCGAGGTCGCCGCCGATCCAATAGACGCCGGTCCGCGGCATGAGATTGAGCAGCATCTCCAGGCGGTCGTGGGATTCCTCCTCGGTGGCGCAGCCACGCAGATCCTCGCCGGTGACGACGACCTTCTGATACTCGACCACGTCCTGTCGGCAGAGATTGAGGTGCTCGACATTGAACGCGCCATAGGAAGGCTTGCCGTGTTCGCCGGCCACCTCGTGCTGCCAGCCCGCGCTGTCCCGCCCGCCATAGAATTCCAGCAGCTCGGCCTCGCGCTCCTGGGTCCACGCCGGGTGCAGCCAGGAAGGCCAGCGGAATACCCGGAACTGGGTCGAGCCCGTCAAGCGGTAATAGGTCGTGTCGCGCAGCCCGTTTGGCGTCGAATAGATGCGCAGTCTGCCGCCCGACTTCAGACACTGGCGCAGGGCTTTCCATGCCCGCTCGGTGAGCCACGCTCCTTCGTCTACCCAGACACGGTCCACATGCAGCGAGCGGAAAGCATCGCCGTACGCTCCGGCGGGCCGAAAGTAGAGGATAGCGCCGTTGGTGAATTCGAGCCGGAAGTAGGGTTTGCGGTGAATTTTGGGCTTGCCGTATTTGGTGAGAGCCACGCTGACCATGAGGTCCGGGTTGGCGTCGAGCTGGAACTCGATCTCCTCGATCAGCGTGTCGAGATGTCCCTGGTGAGGCGCGCCGACGAGTCCCTGGCAGCCCCGGTTGGTGAAGGCGAAATGCAGGGCGTCGGTGGTGATGCAGACGCTCTTGCCCACGTCGCGCCCGTCCAGGTGGATGATGTTCTTGTCCGGGCAGAGCAGGTCCTCGGCTTGGTGCGGCCAGTAGACCCGTTGTCCCCCGTCGCGGTTGCGCAGGTATCCCTGTCCCCATAGGACCGGGTCCGCCAGGGTCTCCGCCAGTTTGCGCTCCTTGGCGGACATGCGGGCCATTAAGACGGCCTCGCCATAAAAAATCCCCAGGGGACCATTTTAAACAACATGGCCAACGATGCCGCCAGGATTGCAACCACAATCGCCCGCAATATGAGTTCAAATTCCTTTTTCACGATTGCCTGCCTTTCACTGCAATGTTTGTACATTCATGCAAATACCGATGGAACGCCTTGACTTCCTGCGCACACGAAGCCTGTATGTGAATGTGCGCAGGGCTTTGAAATACAAGGACTTGAGCCGTTTGAAAGGAGGTGCCGAATGAGCTTTTTCGAACCCGAGACCATCCGGATCGGGAAACCTGAACTCAGCGAACGAAAGGAGAACGAGTCATGAACGAGACCCTGCATCAGGCCGCCCAGGCCTATCTGGAAAACCTGCGGACCCAGGGGAAAAAGGAGCGGACGCTCTACACCTACGGCAAGGACTTCGAGCAGATCGAGGCCTTCTTCGGTGCGGAGCGCAAGCTGTCCAGCGTCCTCATTCCGCACGTGGGAAAATTCTTCAAGTCCGATGCGCTGCTCAAGCTGCCCAACGGGCGGGAGCGCTCCGTGCCCACGGTCGAGAAGACCAAGCGGGTGCTCCGCATGTTTCTGATCTGGGCCAAGGATACCGGCCGCATCGACAAGCTGCCCCTGCCCAAGGACACGCCCATGGGCCGGAGCGCCAAGAAAGGAGGAGAGCGTAATGACGAACACGACGCCATCGAGGCTCCGGCTGCTGAGCAGTCCTGAGCCTTCAGACGCGCGGCCCGGTTTCACCGACGCCTTGGAAGCCTTCGGCAGGAGGCTCGCGGCCGAAGGGCGTTCGGAGAACACCATCAGCGCATACCTGCGCGATCTCTCGTACTTGTCCGAGACGCTCATCCGGAGGCATCCGGAAACCGCTCCGGACGAGGTGACCAGCGCCATGATCGACGAGGCGCTGACCTCACCGCAGGTGACGACCTCGGCCAGGGGCGGCGTCCGGTCGCCGGCATCCATGCATCGGTTCAAGGCGGCCGTCCGGTCGTTCTTCACCTGGGCCGAGCGGAACGGGATCGTCCGGGAGAATCCGGCCGGGTCGTTGACCCTTCGCAGGCTTCCCCGGACTCCGCCCAAGTTTCTGACCGAGGCCGAGAAGCGCCGTCTGCTCAAGGAACTTCGCGGCAGGGCATCCTCCCTGGCGATCCGGGACCGCGCCATCATCGAGGTCTTCCTCGGGACCGGCATCCGGCTGCAGGAACTCGTCGACCTGGACATCGAAGACGTGGACCTCGACGCCAAGCATCTCCGCGTGCTCGCCAAGGGCTCCGTCCCGCAAGTGAAATTTCTAAAGTCCACTCTGCGCTCCCTCCTGCGGAGTTACCTGGTCGAGCGCCGACGCCGGGGCGACGGCGAATGCCGGGCTTTGTTCCTCTCCAACCGCGGGGAGCGGCTCTGCGAGCGGCAGGTGGCCAGGCGGCTCGAGTATTGGCTCAAGGCTGCCGGCATCGACAAGAAGCTCAGTCCGCATGCGCTGCGTCATACCTTCGCCACCCACCTCTACAGCCGGACCGGGGACATCCTGGTGGTCCAGCGGGCCCTTGGGCACCGGGACCTGTCGACTACCCAGGTCTACACCCACCTCGTGGACGGCGCGCTGGAGGACGCCCTCGAGCGCCTCTGATCCGCAGCCGACCATGGAAGCCAAGCGGTCCACCCGGGCCGCTTTTCCATTCCCGCC
Coding sequences:
- a CDS encoding tyrosine-type recombinase/integrase, whose translation is MTNTTPSRLRLLSSPEPSDARPGFTDALEAFGRRLAAEGRSENTISAYLRDLSYLSETLIRRHPETAPDEVTSAMIDEALTSPQVTTSARGGVRSPASMHRFKAAVRSFFTWAERNGIVRENPAGSLTLRRLPRTPPKFLTEAEKRRLLKELRGRASSLAIRDRAIIEVFLGTGIRLQELVDLDIEDVDLDAKHLRVLAKGSVPQVKFLKSTLRSLLRSYLVERRRRGDGECRALFLSNRGERLCERQVARRLEYWLKAAGIDKKLSPHALRHTFATHLYSRTGDILVVQRALGHRDLSTTQVYTHLVDGALEDALERL